The following proteins come from a genomic window of Yinghuangia sp. ASG 101:
- a CDS encoding ATP-binding cassette domain-containing protein, which produces MTPPPVLDITGLHVTYANGAVAVRGTDLTVSAGEALALVGESGSGKTTVAHAVLGLLPRGTATTGSITVAGRELVGADRKTRQALRGDAIGYVGQDPFTAFDPRLRVGTSVAEAWRAKGRTPPPGAVTERLTALGIPDAEAAARRHPHTWSGGMLQRAAIAAATAHDPALVVADEPTSALDADLADATLAHLRATGAALLLITHDLRLAARHADRVAVMYAGRITETGPATAALTTPRHPYTQALTAALPRPAPHNPIPSTPHDSATRPVVPGGPVAPGRAASSGGVSGPGGSAARGGSSGLGGSAGSGGVSGLGEPVARGGSSGLGGPASSRGVSGVGGSAARGGVSGLGGPASSGGVSGVGGPVASGRSVRPGEPVGLGASPRPGAAGSREDGRGREADRLPARDDGRVRHDTAGQDGPTREQSLAQPESTDRPTRDALLPRPIPGDPPSALRGPDTGCAFAPRCALATARCRRTVPVLTNGVACGEVA; this is translated from the coding sequence ATGACCCCACCGCCGGTGCTCGACATCACCGGACTCCACGTGACGTACGCGAACGGAGCCGTCGCCGTCCGCGGCACCGACCTGACCGTCTCCGCCGGCGAGGCGCTCGCCCTGGTGGGGGAGAGCGGAAGCGGCAAGACCACCGTCGCGCACGCCGTCCTCGGACTGCTCCCGCGCGGCACCGCGACAACCGGCAGCATCACCGTCGCGGGCCGGGAACTCGTCGGTGCCGACCGGAAGACCCGGCAGGCCCTGCGCGGCGACGCGATCGGCTACGTCGGCCAGGACCCCTTCACCGCGTTCGACCCGCGCCTGCGCGTCGGAACCTCCGTCGCCGAGGCATGGCGCGCCAAAGGCCGCACCCCGCCGCCCGGCGCCGTCACCGAACGACTCACCGCACTCGGCATCCCCGACGCCGAGGCCGCGGCCCGCCGCCACCCGCACACGTGGTCCGGCGGCATGCTCCAACGCGCCGCCATCGCCGCCGCGACCGCCCACGACCCCGCTCTCGTCGTCGCCGACGAACCCACCTCCGCCCTCGACGCCGACCTCGCCGACGCCACCCTCGCCCACCTGCGCGCCACCGGCGCCGCCCTGCTCCTCATCACCCACGACCTGCGCCTCGCCGCCCGGCACGCCGACCGCGTCGCCGTCATGTACGCCGGGCGCATCACCGAAACCGGCCCCGCCACCGCCGCCCTGACCACCCCACGACACCCCTACACCCAGGCATTGACCGCCGCCCTGCCCCGACCGGCGCCCCACAACCCCATCCCATCGACACCACACGACTCCGCGACGAGACCGGTTGTGCCCGGTGGTCCGGTGGCGCCGGGTCGTGCGGCGAGTTCCGGTGGTGTGTCGGGGCCTGGTGGGTCGGCGGCGCGGGGCGGTTCGTCCGGGCTTGGTGGTTCGGCGGGGTCTGGTGGTGTGTCCGGGCTTGGCGAGCCGGTCGCGCGGGGCGGTTCGTCCGGGCTTGGTGGTCCCGCGAGTTCCCGTGGTGTGTCCGGGGTTGGTGGGTCGGCGGCGCGGGGCGGTGTGTCTGGGCTTGGTGGTCCGGCGAGTTCCGGTGGTGTGTCCGGGGTTGGCGGGCCGGTGGCGTCGGGGCGTTCGGTCCGGCCCGGTGAACCGGTCGGGCTCGGCGCCTCGCCGCGGCCGGGGGCCGCGGGTTCGCGCGAGGACGGCCGCGGGCGGGAAGCCGACCGGCTTCCGGCCCGGGATGACGGCCGCGTTCGGCACGACACGGCCGGGCAGGACGGCCCGACGCGGGAGCAGAGCCTCGCGCAACCGGAGTCAACGGACCGTCCCACCCGCGACGCCCTCCTGCCGCGACCCATCCCCGGTGACCCGCCCTCGGCCCTGCGCGGTCCGGACACGGGCTGCGCGTTCGCCCCGCGCTGTGCCTTGGCCACCGCGCGGTGCCGTCGGACGGTACCGGTGCTCACCAACGGTGTGGCCTGCGGGGAGGTCGCGTGA
- a CDS encoding ABC transporter permease: MTSHLRVPGGTKTAPPGPGPLAKALAAAGHPVARRLLAVPLTVAGAALIIWSLLPLAPGDPARLTLVAQGVPEPTPEQLAQARADLGLDRSLPEQFGHWLVRAAHGDLGTSFASGRPVTHELAERLPATLRLGATAVLLALAIAVPTALVAAAFRRRWPDTAARGLALLGAATPGFVAGLILIQVVVLRGGFGSVVLDGSWGEVGLPALCLAFGLFDVWSRLLRGSLVDALDSDWAASVTARGASGRRLLLRHALPNALPPLIHAVAVGAGALWGGAAIVETVFTWPGAGSYVVTSVKARDLPVIQAFAVFATLAYVAVSLLADLLAAAVDPRLRGRAQGAR, encoded by the coding sequence GTGACGTCGCACCTCCGGGTGCCCGGCGGGACGAAAACCGCCCCGCCGGGCCCCGGGCCGCTCGCGAAGGCGCTCGCCGCGGCCGGCCACCCCGTGGCCCGGCGACTCCTCGCCGTCCCGCTCACCGTCGCCGGGGCCGCGCTGATCATCTGGTCCCTGCTCCCGCTCGCCCCCGGCGACCCCGCCCGCCTGACGCTCGTCGCGCAAGGCGTCCCCGAGCCGACGCCCGAACAACTCGCCCAGGCCCGCGCCGACTTGGGGCTCGACCGCTCCCTGCCCGAGCAGTTCGGGCACTGGCTCGTCCGCGCCGCGCACGGCGACCTCGGCACGTCGTTCGCCAGCGGCCGACCCGTGACCCACGAACTCGCCGAGCGGCTGCCCGCCACGCTGCGCCTCGGGGCCACCGCCGTCCTGCTCGCACTGGCCATCGCGGTGCCGACCGCCCTGGTCGCCGCGGCCTTCCGCCGCCGGTGGCCCGACACCGCCGCGCGCGGCCTCGCCCTCCTCGGGGCCGCCACCCCCGGCTTCGTCGCGGGCCTGATCCTCATTCAGGTCGTGGTCCTGCGCGGCGGGTTCGGGTCCGTCGTCCTCGACGGCTCCTGGGGCGAGGTCGGACTGCCCGCGCTGTGCCTGGCGTTCGGCCTGTTCGACGTGTGGTCCCGCCTGCTGCGCGGCAGCCTCGTCGACGCGCTCGACAGCGACTGGGCGGCATCGGTGACCGCGCGCGGCGCGAGCGGGCGGCGGCTGCTCCTGCGGCACGCCCTGCCCAACGCCCTGCCGCCGCTGATCCACGCCGTCGCGGTCGGCGCCGGAGCCCTGTGGGGCGGGGCGGCCATCGTCGAGACCGTGTTCACCTGGCCCGGCGCCGGCTCGTACGTCGTCACCTCCGTCAAGGCCCGCGACCTGCCGGTGATCCAGGCGTTCGCGGTCTTCGCCACCCTCGCGTACGTCGCCGTCAGCCTCCTCGCGGACCTCCTGGCCGCCGCCGTCGACCCGCGCCTGCGCGGCCGAGCGCAGGGGGCCCGCTGA
- a CDS encoding ABC transporter substrate-binding protein — translation MASAHRPEAGPPSPRRRPMRRRTALAGLLAGALALVTAACGTGGGDPQDRPPGASAEKPLTIYNSYTIAGLDPTGTGTNWLFDWGVAENLMEADEDGRIRPWLASSVTQASPTEWHITLRPGLTFQNGKPVDADAVHRALTRQLAGSKAVRTYLADGTTVGVTGPLDLALTTPAPNAAVPAALAARDTSLQIYDTEAVEAAGGDSAKIVNSGAFTGPYAITAWSPDLLRLTRYDNYWAGRPKLPAVTVKVVPDEQARINGVESGEAQLAFYPSPDAALTLAGRKDVVLKTSPKALQALLIDMNLTAAPFDDTRVRRAFARAIDYRELGQDVAPGSFVTATSLYPEGYPYAAATQRTDLDEANRLLDEAGWRKGGDGVRSRDGKRLTIRFVTQAQGPETNALAVVIKAQVAKAGFDLQIVNAEDSARTKADMGAWEASIGLNGSLSGTADPIQPFRARWTTGGSANAQKLSDPRIDAIGDQLLTTPDENARAQLLRDAQAILSDEQAYVIAATYKNFSVVAGGDWTGYDASNVRRHLRFDTAP, via the coding sequence ATGGCATCCGCCCACCGGCCCGAAGCCGGACCACCGTCCCCCCGCCGCCGCCCGATGCGCCGCCGCACCGCCCTCGCCGGCCTGCTCGCCGGCGCCCTCGCCCTGGTCACCGCCGCGTGCGGCACCGGCGGCGGCGACCCGCAGGACAGACCCCCCGGGGCCTCCGCCGAGAAACCCCTCACGATCTACAACTCGTACACGATCGCCGGCCTCGACCCCACCGGCACCGGAACGAACTGGCTGTTCGACTGGGGCGTCGCGGAAAACCTCATGGAGGCCGACGAGGACGGCCGGATACGCCCGTGGCTCGCGTCGTCCGTCACCCAGGCATCGCCCACGGAGTGGCACATCACGCTGCGCCCGGGCCTGACCTTCCAGAACGGCAAACCCGTCGACGCGGACGCGGTCCACCGCGCGCTCACCCGCCAGCTCGCGGGCTCCAAGGCCGTGCGCACCTACCTCGCCGACGGCACCACCGTCGGCGTCACCGGCCCGCTCGACCTCGCCCTCACGACGCCCGCCCCCAACGCCGCCGTCCCGGCCGCGCTGGCCGCCCGCGACACCTCGCTCCAGATCTACGACACCGAAGCCGTCGAGGCGGCCGGCGGCGACTCCGCGAAAATCGTCAACTCCGGCGCGTTCACCGGCCCGTACGCCATCACCGCGTGGTCCCCCGACCTGCTGCGCCTCACCCGGTACGACAACTACTGGGCCGGACGCCCCAAACTCCCCGCCGTGACCGTCAAGGTCGTCCCCGACGAGCAGGCCCGCATCAACGGCGTCGAATCCGGAGAGGCGCAACTCGCCTTCTACCCCTCGCCGGACGCCGCGCTCACCCTCGCCGGGCGCAAGGACGTCGTCCTCAAGACGTCCCCCAAGGCGCTCCAGGCCCTGCTCATCGACATGAACCTCACCGCCGCCCCCTTCGACGACACCCGCGTCCGCCGCGCCTTCGCCCGCGCGATCGACTACCGCGAACTCGGCCAGGACGTCGCCCCGGGATCCTTCGTCACCGCGACCAGCCTCTACCCCGAGGGCTACCCGTACGCCGCCGCCACCCAGCGCACCGACCTCGACGAGGCCAACCGCCTGCTGGACGAGGCGGGTTGGCGCAAGGGCGGCGACGGCGTCCGCAGCCGCGACGGCAAGCGCCTGACCATCCGGTTCGTCACGCAGGCCCAAGGCCCCGAGACCAACGCGCTCGCCGTCGTCATCAAGGCACAGGTCGCCAAGGCCGGGTTCGACCTCCAGATCGTCAACGCCGAGGACTCCGCCCGCACCAAGGCCGACATGGGCGCCTGGGAGGCGTCGATCGGCCTCAACGGCTCGCTGTCCGGCACCGCCGACCCCATCCAGCCGTTCCGCGCCCGGTGGACCACCGGCGGCTCGGCCAACGCCCAGAAGCTCTCCGACCCGCGCATCGACGCCATCGGCGACCAACTCCTCACCACGCCGGACGAGAACGCCCGCGCCCAACTCCTGCGCGACGCCCAGGCGATCCTCTCCGACGAGCAGGCGTACGTCATCGCGGCCACCTACAAGAACTTCTCGGTCGTCGCGGGCGGCGACTGGACCGGCTACGACGCCTCCAACGTCCGCCGCCACCTGCGCTTCGACACCGCTCCGTGA
- a CDS encoding ABC transporter permease — MRIRTTPEIRARVRETWRRNPLAGSTQGRVGLVLAAAVALFALLGPLLADQPPDAIHLGAKLTGPSPEHWLGTDQFGRDQLARLADATRRSVLAALTVLAGSCTVSLVVGVTAGLARGVVDAVLMRVVDIVLAIPSLVLALAVVGLLGPGFGNLLLALVVSSWAANARLVRAFTLGVRDRPYIAAARLAGAGPLRVATGHILPAVVPQLVTVATLQLGGTVVALAGLSFLGLGAQPPAAELGAMLGDARAFAATAPWLLAAPATVVLAVTAAANLIGDALRDAGHDAAAGGSR, encoded by the coding sequence ATGCGCATCCGGACAACCCCCGAGATCCGCGCGCGCGTTCGCGAGACCTGGCGGCGCAACCCGCTCGCGGGCAGTACGCAGGGACGCGTCGGACTCGTCCTCGCCGCCGCCGTCGCGCTGTTCGCCCTCCTCGGACCACTCCTCGCCGACCAGCCGCCGGACGCCATCCACCTCGGCGCCAAACTCACCGGCCCGTCACCCGAACACTGGCTCGGCACCGACCAGTTCGGACGCGACCAACTCGCCCGCCTGGCCGACGCGACGCGCCGCTCCGTCCTCGCCGCCCTCACCGTCCTGGCCGGGTCGTGCACCGTGAGCCTCGTCGTGGGCGTCACCGCCGGCCTCGCCCGAGGCGTCGTCGACGCCGTCCTCATGCGCGTCGTCGACATCGTGCTCGCCATCCCCTCGCTCGTCCTCGCCCTCGCGGTCGTCGGACTCCTCGGCCCCGGGTTCGGCAACCTCCTGCTGGCCCTGGTCGTCTCGTCGTGGGCGGCCAACGCCCGCCTGGTCCGCGCCTTCACCCTCGGCGTGCGCGACCGCCCGTACATCGCCGCCGCCCGCCTCGCCGGCGCCGGACCGCTGCGCGTCGCCACCGGCCACATCCTGCCCGCCGTCGTCCCGCAACTCGTCACCGTCGCCACCCTCCAACTCGGCGGCACCGTCGTCGCGTTGGCCGGCCTGTCGTTCCTCGGCCTGGGCGCCCAGCCGCCCGCCGCCGAACTCGGCGCGATGCTCGGCGACGCCCGCGCGTTCGCCGCCACCGCGCCCTGGCTCCTCGCCGCCCCCGCGACCGTCGTCCTGGCGGTGACCGCCGCGGCCAACCTGATCGGCGACGCGCTCCGCGACGCCGGACACGACGCAGCCGCCGGAGGCTCACGATGA